In Festucalex cinctus isolate MCC-2025b chromosome 17, RoL_Fcin_1.0, whole genome shotgun sequence, the genomic stretch AAGGGTCAAAGGTTACGATTTAAGATGGACGCTTATCAGGTGCGCGCCTGTCCAACCACTCATTAGAGTGACTTTTATTGTTTCCTGCATGACGTGGAGGCtctaaaataaatgtaactCAGCATCAAGTCGTCGTCAAGAAGCCGTTTGGTCGCCATCTTACATCTCGTGCCAACCAACAAACGAGCAAATGGTGAGTGAGCGCCACCTGCTTCTCGGTTTGGGGAATTGAAACGTTACAATCTTGGACGCACACGTACACTTTTTAGATTGACACTTGATAAACGTCATGAGACCACTTATAGCCgaccaccagggggcagcagaggtctgaaaataatgacaaatagcaaaaaacaagaacaaaggccATTTTCGCTTCAAATAAAGTTTATTTCCATTAGTGTTGTATAAAGACAAAGTTGCAATGTTCATTATGGCAtctttcaattcaatttatttcatacatttaaaaaaagagaaatgaaagtggacaaaaagaagtaaaacttacgttgtctgcccctaatcaacaacaacacaatgtaaccaacaacaaaaaataatcaacacaaagtaaATGACAGCGTTCATCAATAATAACCTTGAGTCTCGTCTTGATTTTTTTGGATGCTAcctcatcattatcattatttcatttcattttatttcaggcaatagtgTACAGCTGAACAGAGGAGCaacaattcaaaaaaataagacaaaagaGAGGAAAATTGATCATTTTGCCTGAAAGGGAATGGGGAGAAGAAAACGTAACGaaactcgaaaaaaaaaaaaaagagcgtaaaaaaaaaaaatctgcagattggcattgaaaaagacataatacaaaaaaaaatatggtttaagaaaatagtgttttttcaatgtttgtattttatttttcaatacaaccttttacaatgccaattgttgtttttatgctaatgcagctttttccaaagtgacattttatttttcaataccaaatcttattgtcagtgttgtggctccataaCTGCTCAGATCTTCGTGTTTGGCGACTTTGGAGACCGCCTCCTTCATTCATCTGACACGCTCAACTTGCGCTCGCCCGCCTGCTCGACTTCGTACAGCTGAGATCCTCGTTGCAGCTTCTTGATTCTGATCATCGCATTCTGGACATTCTTGATGATCTCCTTTATCCTGTTCATGTCTGGCACAACGGCAACCTCCTCCTTTTTCATCCGACTCTTCTCCTCTTCTCCGTCCCTCACAGCAGCCAAGCTGGCTTCCTCCTCAACCTGCAGGAAGTGACGAAGCTCCTCAAAATCCGTCTTCATCTTGCTTTCATCTTGAAGCTTGACGAGCGCCTCTTGCTCATTGCAATCATTTGTAACATGAGAATAATCTGCCAGTTTTCCCTTCACGTTGTGCATCAATTCTTCTGTGGGACCTTTCACAACTTCATCAAGAGGACGCAATTTGTGTCCCGCGTGGATTTTTTCATCTCTGCAGCTCATGCACACGACCTCCTGGTGGTCCAGACAGAAGAGTTCCACTTTCTCCTTGTACGCGCTGCAGATGTCCTCCGACTCTGGAGAGGAAAACACCCAAGGTAGGTCCATCGACCTCCAGCTCAACTTGCAGACTGGACACGATCGCTTTCCGTCCTTCTTCGGCAGCTTCTGCACACACACGAGGCAGAAGCCGTGCTGACATGGCAGCACGACGGGATCGCTCGCCACTTCCAAACAGGACCGACAGCTGAAGAAATCTTTCTTGGCTTTTGTAGGCATGATGGCGCTCCTGGggacaatttgaaaaaaaaagcaacattccAATAAGATCAGATTGCTTTGATCGCAGAGAGATTAAGGAAGGTTTGGATTTTAGATTTGAAACCTGTAAATTGTCAGATGTGCTCCAGCAAACGAGACTTACCTGTACACTTGCTTTGTGATGATGACGGCAAAGACGACGACGTCTCAGGCTACAGCCGATCTGCCTCAGTCAAAAAAGTGACTAAAAGTTTAAGACGCCGTTTTATGACGACCCCTGGGTTCAATAGGGTCACAATCAAAAAGGGAGAAGACGCAGGATCCAAAACTAGCCGTTTTTGTAGTTATCAAAAAATAGAAAAGCTTGTCACTGAAAGAATGGAAAGCAAACATGGAATCCGACGGGTAATCCCACGGAAGTCGGAAACTGGTATTGTTTTGACACACCAACCTTGCAACCAAAAGAACAGGTCAAGCAGGTTGACGAACTCGCCAGGCTCCACCCACCACAAtaagttcaaaacaaaaaaagatattgttgattaatcaagatgaaaaaaacaaatgtgtaacGTGCTTTTGTTCTGCTGTGGAAGCATATCGATCACCATAGCACGCTACAGTACTTTCTGGTACGAAAGATCAATACATAGCAACATCAGATTAATAAAAGACCTTCTAGACTACAAGGATGAAATAGTAGACCAGGGATTCATACTTTTTCTTGACTTCCAAAAGGCTTTTGATAAATGAGAACACACATTCCTTTTTGATGTGCTGCGTGTGTATGGGTTTGGACCAAAATTTTGTGGGATAATTGAAACTTTTTAGACAGATACTTCAAGCACGGCGATTTTCCCAACCGGTACCACACCACGCTTTTCTGTGAATAGTGGAGTCAAACAAGGATGCAATATTTCACCTTTCCCATTTATAATGGCTGTTGAAATTTTGGCCATTATGTTAAACAATTcacaaatagaaaaaataaagggtgaggggggtggggtatactttatgcttcaatcgcaaatttggcagaagtttattcttggatatctggacatgtcatcaaaaaggcatcaataattgggggcggaaaagaaaaaacaatgagatgatgatcgcgcgtcacttgcaggtatgacaatttgtttattttgtagcagctacgtttacatgaccacagttagcaaaaaacaaaacaaaaaaacactccaaaccgccgcagtggaatggttgtgaccagcacgttcattatacggtatgttaaatggaatgtgacgagacaatattgtttcatatggaacggccaagagcggcatgtactggtgaaagtgtaatttgaaaataataataataataatcatcttaaggctaagtagatttccgcatttcatattcatagttttaacattatgtccagaatttttacatagtcccctatcagtccttctctaaaaaggtagattatgaaaaatttcatgtacctgtgttttaaatataggcctgcacaataccataatcctaatcaatttagaaaatgtttgtaccatggttggttcaaaaccatatttcattgtagaatccctgaatattgtcttgtatttctgaatacagggtcaatgcttcaatatgttcaaggagcatttcataaatgcggaaattgcacaaaagctgtcatatgatgacctgatagccgattttgcagcccagaaatgtagacatgtgcctctgtagggcctctactaacttgcttgcactttgtttatttccagatgtaTATTTGgtaatagtagtggcattgagttttattttaattcatttagctttatttatttgagtatttggtctcatagttagttttataaagacttattatttatcacttatttttgtgaacatttttaaaacttcaatattgacacttagaagtagggctgggtatcgattcagatttccagaatcgatttacttcgattcacaagggcccgattcaattcatgattcacaacgattttcgattcagttgaggaattcatgcagcacatattttagacagtcaaaagtaccaatgctgcaaagagtagaaacttcttgctctaatttaatgcattattaagaatatgaatatttacattaggaattgaatccattgcagttacattaatctgtttaatttaacatggccttataaaaacaataaataataatttaaataaattacaaccacagcacaggctgtgtaaataaattgacaaaaatgggggggtcgatatattgatacatggttttatgtatcgatattgggatatgaaaaggtgtatcgatatgatagcgatatatcgatatttcaaacccagccctactcacaagttattttgtttaataaagcaaaactgacaaatactcagatattgttcatttctaccacgggaggggtgatggggtgtgcggacggagtgttttttggggggtaggaggcaccacaaaacatttatgcttagggcaccaaaatggctagccctgattgggcgctccgaattgtccctaggtgtgcttgtgagtgtggatggttgtttgtctctgtgtgccctgcgattggttggcaaccagtccagggtgtcccccgcctactgcccagagccagctgagataggcgccagcaccccccgcgacccttgtgaggaataagtggtcaagaaaatggatggatggatggatggcgcaAGATAAAGCCTATCCTCATAGCCTTCAAAAGACAGATGCAAGACAACTATGTAaagttgttaaaatatgacacgtAAAAATGCAATATCCCTGATGCAAAAACTTGAAGAGTTACAATTGTTTGATGACCtctaatgtgtatatatatcgcatgtgcgtgtgtttgtgtgggtgtatgcgtgtgtttgtgtagtGGTGATGATTGTTTCTATTCAGTGCCTTGTAATCCGcacttttactttttgttttgacttatgTTCAATGCCAACATGTTTGTTAACATTttcatgattaattaaaaaaaaacaaaaaaaaactttcttgtTTAGTACGCCCCCCGCTGACGAGGTGTGGCTACTGCACTCCGAGGTTTGTCCGTTTGCAAGGGTCAAAGGTTACGATTTCAAGATGGACGCTTCTTGTCAGGTGCACTGTGTGAATCATTTCAACCACTCTTGTTGAGGACTTTTATTGTTTCTTGAATGACGTGGAAACTCGAAATAAATGTAAGaatcgtttgttttgttttgttttctgttatCAAGTCGTCGTCAATCAAGCGTTTGGTCGCCATCTTACATCTCGTGCCAACCaataaaacaagaaagaaaTGGTGAGTGAGCGCCACCTGCTTCTCGGTTTGGGGAAttgaaacgcacacacacactttttagATTGACACGTGATAAATCAGACCagcattcatttcatttaaaagtAAGCCCGTGTATGTTTGTTAGTATCGatgaccaccagggggcagcagaGGTCAACCTACTGTAAGCCGGCctttgacgtcacactggaaggagaCAACGTGAAGGTTCGTGCTTGCTTTCTTTGTCACTCCGCAACTTTATGAAATCATGAATTCATAAGGTGATGTCAGGTGAATACGAAAATGAAATGTTGACGTCATGCAAGACTGACGTGACTTCAGTGAACGATACTTGACTGCCTCTCCAATTTGTCTTCACTAACTTCATGACGTTGTCATCAAATATGACGTTATGACATCATGAGTCAATGACATTATAATGTAAATACCTTTTGAAATATGCCTTTTGAGTTGTTGTTACACATTTTTGACGCCAATTTCCTTTCAATAAATGCACACGTGTTGGACTCCCCATGTAATACCGTCTTCTGGCCAGCAGAGGGATTAAGTCTCCACCAAAATAACAACAGCGTGTGAACGTTTTTGCTGtcaatccacccatccatccattttcttgaccgcttattccccacaagtGGTAAAaagagtgctggagcctatcttagctggctctggacagtaggtgggggacaccctggaccggttgccagccaatcgcaggtttttgctgtcatgttttttttttttttttttttttttttttttttatttcgttttgctGTCAAGTCGTGTCGTTAGTGAAATATTTCACGTTTGATGAAGATGCCCAAGGTCACGTGATGACGTCGGGTCCACTTGGCTGCTGCTGATGCGCTTtgttgttgccatggtaaccacCAGCTGACGTCCTCTCCATCACTCTGCTTACCAAAcaattcatgatttttttttctgagaattGGAAACtagtcaataaataaattaataataaagctataaactataaaaataaagataaaataaataataataaatattaatatttaattctatttaaatttgattaaatttaaataaatacatatataatatataatgtagtaataatataataatatatgtaatatatatatatatatatatatatatatatatatatatatatataaaaaataaataaacaaatgtaatttatatttaattatatatgctaataataatgataataaataataaataaatataaaacctaTAAACTagtcatattattatttttttcctcatgattcatttttatgatcaaatgaaccataataatgatgatgacttAATAGGCGGGTGGTAGTTTACGTCCTGGACTGGTCACtgggcaaatgaaaaaaaaaataaaaaatggactgGTCGTCAGCAACTTAGCTGTGACTCTTTACTGGAGgaattttttgaataaatgagatTTGTTTTATGAGATGTACTTTCaactaaaacatttttgttcaaaagaAAGAGGAGACTGAGACTGGACCAGAGGTGGCGCTACAGGGGGGCTCTGGGGGCTatgcccccccccaacacaaatctgtttaggaACAGATTTGAGTTGActtcttcaacttttttttatcttgataTGATTGCGGAAACGATCTTGTCGCTGCCGTTTCGTAAAGTTTGACTTTACGATTCTCGTTGTGTAACTGATATTGTTGCGTATAATATAGTCACGCCGAATGTTtctgtttgtcttttttgtctATTTAGCTTTGATTTCAAAACCAAATCGCTCAGAAGTGACCGGTCGCCAGCCCAAACGACGGCTCACACGAGGACACAAAAACATCAAGCGAACGCCACACTGGGCCCGGATCAGATCCCTGCGGAACCTCGCCAACCCGTCGAACTGCGCTAGCTGATCAGCGCCCGctcatggcgaccagtccgcTCCATCACGTCGTCTGCATGAGCCCTGGCGACCAATCCTGGGCGAACGCTTCTACTTGCCCAAAAAGAGAGAGTGAGCGAGAATATGCGCGGAGGAGAGCGAGCGAgtgattctctctctctctctctgggtCGAGCGAGACCCTTccccgtctctctctctctttttggtCAGTGTAGCGAGAGGCACAGCGTGCGGAGTaagcctctcctcctcctcttcctcctcctcttcatcatcctTGGTGGCTCAGCTGCTTCTCTTCCTCCGCAGTCCGTCCggaagcttcttcttcttcttcttttttcttcttctacatctttttttcttccgcAGCCTCACTTTTGGATTGCTTTCTTTTTCCTTGcctgcttccccccccccccttctttcttttcgttcttttttttttgcgcactgAGGACGCAGCGGCGGCTGGCTGGTgtcggcgtgcgtgcgtgcgcgtgcgtgcgtgcacggcGGCGGCCATGGATCCCCGCATGGTGCTCGCGCTGCGCGCGTGCTTGTTGCTGTTGCGCGGAGCGACGCTGCACGCCGACTCCATCATTCACATCGGTAAGGAAGACGATTGTTTTTAATTGAAGGGGTGCGGGGTATGCAGTACGGTCCTGATGCTGCCTGCTGGTGGGTGTTTggggaggtgtgtgtgtgtgtgtgggggggggggctaatgGGGTATAGCTCCCCCCACCTCTCTCCCCCTCTTTGGCGCGTGATGAGGAAAGCAAGCTGTTGctcagtcattcattcatttggcTTCAttcaaagtctttttttttttttataaacgttaCGCTGAATGCGAGCACTTGATGTTGAAACATGACGTCAACATTTGTTGTATCAACCTGAAACGGGACAAATGTCATGTAAAATAGAAGTAAATAAACATATGCAACACTGCTGAGAGATTAGCTAGAAAAGGGATGGGAAAATACACCACATTAGATGTCGAGTCTGTCAAGTTGAGTCAAAAATTGCGATAcattattaaataaaagtgaTATATTTGCcgcatacagtcttccctcgctataacgtggttcactttt encodes the following:
- the LOC144005323 gene encoding tripartite motif-containing protein 5-like, translating into MPTKAKKDFFSCRSCLEVASDPVVLPCQHGFCLVCVQKLPKKDGKRSCPVCKLSWRSMDLPWVFSSPESEDICSAYKEKVELFCLDHQEVVCMSCRDEKIHAGHKLRPLDEVVKGPTEELMHNVKGKLADYSHVTNDCNEQEALVKLQDESKMKTDFEELRHFLQVEEEASLAAVRDGEEEKSRMKKEEVAVVPDMNRIKEIIKNVQNAMIRIKKLQRGSQLYEVEQAGERKLSVSDE